A single Verrucomicrobiota bacterium DNA region contains:
- a CDS encoding VTT domain-containing protein yields MLLTKSKALNQKTKHRPSLKKKSLILIAIFIAALLLPLLGLTTLMPFVFSLADTFKQLGYWTLLPFIIVSGILIGLAIMPSHLSSALAGFLYGLPLGLLAALSSVIIGSLVGFTLTKKTTKTTLREWLDRSRLASLLAQELIDSNFRKCLTAITLCRLPPQVPFALGNIVAASSGAKLLPFILGTLLGMAPRVFLLVWTGSTLSTWNPEMAIPHSLYLSLVAGAAGFGILILWSSVLLKKYIAASELTKAPATNH; encoded by the coding sequence GTGTTACTCACCAAGTCAAAAGCTCTGAATCAAAAGACCAAACATAGGCCATCGCTTAAGAAAAAATCCCTCATTTTAATTGCCATTTTTATAGCAGCTTTATTGCTGCCCTTGCTCGGACTTACCACTTTAATGCCGTTTGTTTTTTCACTGGCCGATACTTTTAAGCAACTGGGTTATTGGACACTCTTACCTTTTATCATCGTTTCTGGCATACTCATTGGTCTAGCTATCATGCCTTCCCATTTAAGCTCTGCCTTAGCCGGCTTTCTTTATGGCCTACCACTTGGACTATTGGCTGCTTTGTCATCTGTCATCATCGGTTCATTAGTGGGTTTTACTCTAACTAAAAAAACCACCAAGACCACGCTCAGAGAATGGCTGGACCGTTCGCGACTCGCCAGCTTACTCGCTCAAGAACTTATAGATTCAAACTTTAGAAAGTGCCTCACCGCTATCACCCTCTGTAGGTTACCCCCTCAGGTTCCTTTCGCCTTAGGCAATATTGTTGCAGCCAGTAGTGGCGCAAAACTCCTGCCATTTATACTGGGAACTCTTCTAGGTATGGCTCCTAGAGTTTTTCTACTTGTATGGACGGGAAGCACCTTATCTACTTGGAATCCCGAAATGGCTATACCGCATAGTCTATACTTATCCTTGGTCGCCGGAGCAGCCGGCTTTGGTATTCTTATTCTTTGGAGTTCAGTTCTGCTTAAAAAATACATCGCCGCCAGTGAGCTCACAAAAGCACCGGCAACTAATCACTAA
- a CDS encoding RNA polymerase sigma factor RpoD/SigA, with amino-acid sequence MKLDDQEGALATYLEEIRVIPLLTHKEVIKLSKRLQRGDSKARETLIKGNLRLVIKIANQYSGLGLPVLDLISEGNMGLMKAADRFDPEVGARFSTYAAWWIKQAIKRALSNQSKTIRLPIHVVEKLAKMRRLSMHLADELGRDPTDEELSEELKISLRKLTHLKRVSTSTVSLNAVLGEDHANEIGETIEDENAEDPYLVLMQDNLNEVASSVWDELNVREKTILSLRFPASGEKVMTLDKIGERLSITRERVRQLQNQALLKLREAIEKKDSSLRLAW; translated from the coding sequence ATGAAATTGGACGATCAGGAAGGTGCATTAGCTACTTATTTAGAGGAAATAAGGGTCATCCCTTTATTAACGCATAAAGAAGTCATCAAGCTTAGTAAACGTCTCCAAAGAGGGGATAGCAAAGCCCGGGAAACCCTTATCAAGGGTAACTTGCGCTTGGTCATTAAAATTGCCAACCAATATTCAGGGTTGGGGCTTCCAGTCCTCGATTTAATATCCGAGGGAAATATGGGACTCATGAAAGCTGCCGATCGATTTGATCCTGAAGTAGGAGCTAGATTCAGCACGTACGCTGCTTGGTGGATAAAGCAGGCGATTAAGCGAGCTTTGTCGAACCAGAGCAAAACAATCCGCTTACCTATCCATGTCGTGGAGAAGTTAGCGAAAATGAGGCGTTTATCCATGCATTTGGCCGATGAGCTCGGGCGCGATCCGACAGATGAAGAACTGTCAGAGGAGCTCAAGATCTCACTTAGAAAGCTGACCCATTTAAAAAGGGTCTCTACTTCGACTGTGTCGCTAAACGCTGTCTTGGGAGAGGATCATGCTAATGAGATCGGCGAGACGATAGAGGATGAAAATGCTGAAGATCCCTATTTAGTTCTGATGCAAGATAATCTCAATGAAGTAGCGAGTAGTGTCTGGGATGAACTAAATGTCAGAGAGAAAACGATATTGAGCCTTCGCTTCCCGGCGAGCGGAGAAAAAGTCATGACGCTAGACAAAATTGGAGAAAGGCTCTCTATTACACGTGAAAGAGTGAGACAATTACAAAATCAGGCGTTACTGAAATTACGCGAAGCGATTGAGAAGAAGGACAGTTCTCTTAGGCTTGCCTGGTAA
- a CDS encoding type II secretion system protein GspG, with product MKLLEMLVVLAIISSVSITQIQNHDEMVEKANDSLARYQLVQIGKALMMEKTLGILPSEEGFSNWINAHTMKIEGDRSAADPWGTPIRYSLRDKKHFSLTSAGVDQMFDTEDDIVFR from the coding sequence ATGAAGTTATTAGAAATGTTGGTGGTCCTGGCCATCATTAGCAGCGTTTCCATCACGCAGATCCAAAACCATGATGAGATGGTGGAGAAAGCGAATGATTCACTGGCTCGCTATCAATTAGTGCAGATCGGTAAAGCACTTATGATGGAGAAAACCCTGGGTATTCTGCCTAGTGAAGAAGGTTTTTCGAATTGGATCAACGCGCATACTATGAAGATTGAAGGAGATCGTTCTGCCGCCGATCCCTGGGGCACCCCTATCCGCTATAGTCTCCGTGATAAAAAGCATTTCTCACTTACTTCTGCGGGGGTGGATCAAATGTTTGATACAGAAGATGATATTGTCTTCCGTTGA
- a CDS encoding type II secretion system protein, whose translation MIKLNHSAPAKSRRSKKGLTLIELLVVLVILIGIGGLLVPTINNALTRTHVSSCATTFPEVHQMMQRVQLEFGEFGTDFDSGIDQDGTAVNGTNFEALSADQAAALAAVGITSVIDHDAAATATGFNVTFNINPDGDPARTLADGENVITLTQDQAQSIFLDHDGVADKYVWFGIGRDWSLLGSLAPEPPVHFGDTAGLLPDEVHSRFGVVFQVADADGDFERAEFKRVSYSLDGADFETGDNHIEVYWEEVSGQ comes from the coding sequence ATGATAAAATTAAATCATTCAGCGCCTGCTAAATCCAGACGCAGTAAAAAGGGTCTAACCCTTATCGAGCTACTAGTCGTGCTCGTCATTCTAATCGGAATTGGAGGACTTCTGGTTCCAACCATCAACAATGCCCTCACCCGCACTCACGTATCCTCGTGTGCCACCACCTTCCCCGAAGTTCACCAGATGATGCAAAGAGTGCAGTTAGAATTCGGTGAATTTGGTACAGATTTTGATTCTGGAATCGACCAAGATGGCACTGCAGTAAATGGAACTAACTTTGAGGCTCTTAGCGCTGACCAGGCAGCTGCCCTGGCTGCTGTCGGAATTACAAGTGTCATAGACCATGATGCAGCTGCAACCGCAACTGGATTTAATGTCACCTTTAACATTAATCCTGATGGTGATCCAGCTCGCACTTTGGCTGACGGGGAAAATGTTATCACACTTACACAAGATCAAGCTCAGTCCATCTTCCTGGATCATGATGGGGTGGCCGACAAATATGTATGGTTCGGTATCGGTCGTGATTGGTCATTACTGGGTAGTTTAGCTCCAGAACCTCCAGTGCACTTTGGTGATACTGCAGGATTATTGCCTGATGAAGTGCACTCACGTTTTGGAGTCGTTTTCCAAGTGGCAGATGCTGATGGTGATTTTGAACGAGCTGAGTTCAAGCGTGTGAGCTATAGTCTAGACGGAGCCGACTTCGAAACAGGGGACAACCACATCGAAGTTTACTGGGAAGAAGTTTCCGGACAGTAA
- a CDS encoding prepilin-type N-terminal cleavage/methylation domain-containing protein — protein MKFLSYSNWLKTLRARRGLTLVELLVVLSIIAVLSTVALRSMVGVLDQTNYEANLTQLQEVEIAVLGDEDVAGFLGDIGRLPQIVGSIPETQLSELWDPGLSSYSINTPSGDSEVRLGTGWRGPYLNLGLTRSDLTDGFGRPFVFYQADGSNADDPGESIAAIQSLGASGTTGGVDYEEDVTVIFQDSTSNLWQSDLMITVVRDSSNIELADGANLIVRAYGANGSGGIHTVVEEKLVITSDLPSQDFTLSDLPHGAKVLRAYQDNDNPSTKDTAITTTSSERKSPATTIVLGRLTGTITLTLY, from the coding sequence ATGAAATTTCTCTCATACAGTAATTGGTTGAAAACGCTCAGGGCAAGAAGAGGTCTTACCTTAGTGGAACTCCTGGTCGTTCTCAGTATCATCGCCGTGCTTTCTACAGTGGCCTTGCGCAGTATGGTAGGAGTGCTCGACCAAACCAACTATGAGGCCAACCTTACGCAGCTCCAAGAAGTAGAAATAGCGGTGCTTGGGGACGAAGACGTAGCAGGCTTTCTCGGAGATATAGGAAGACTTCCACAAATTGTCGGCAGTATTCCGGAAACGCAACTTTCCGAGCTCTGGGATCCAGGCCTCTCTTCCTACTCCATCAATACGCCTTCCGGTGATAGTGAAGTCAGGTTAGGCACTGGATGGCGTGGCCCCTATCTCAACCTGGGGTTGACTCGCAGTGACCTCACCGATGGCTTTGGGCGACCCTTCGTATTCTATCAAGCTGACGGAAGTAATGCGGATGACCCCGGTGAAAGCATTGCCGCTATCCAAAGTCTTGGAGCATCAGGCACCACTGGAGGCGTCGATTATGAAGAAGATGTTACCGTTATTTTCCAAGACAGCACTTCTAATCTTTGGCAAAGTGACCTGATGATCACCGTCGTCAGAGATAGCAGTAACATCGAACTTGCCGATGGCGCCAACCTCATCGTTCGTGCTTACGGCGCAAATGGCTCCGGAGGCATCCATACAGTGGTGGAAGAAAAACTCGTCATAACCAGCGACTTACCTTCTCAGGACTTCACTCTTTCCGATCTTCCTCACGGAGCCAAGGTCTTACGTGCCTATCAGGATAATGATAACCCTTCAACCAAAGATACGGCCATTACCACAACTTCATCGGAACGAAAATCCCCCGCTACAACCATTGTTTTGGGTCGCTTGACCGGAACCATTACCTTAACTCTTTATTGA
- the gspM gene encoding type II secretion system protein GspM — translation MKNLSARERIIVTALPAALVLMIYYFFVASPANKEIERLRRQIDTAQTRVPSSLRLANTAKELKMLLTEVNVKRQKIREREERRNQLLAYWTNAEAKALSGQKISDLIAANQVVLVEEMIAEDEDRKAFAQILDSLPSAELWRLRLAGSYDAIRRTILDLGETDLPIIPAAIEMEPLVEGNKSIHLWNLWICR, via the coding sequence ATGAAAAATCTGAGTGCTCGCGAACGCATCATTGTAACAGCTCTACCGGCAGCCTTGGTTCTCATGATCTACTATTTTTTTGTCGCCAGTCCTGCTAACAAGGAGATTGAGAGACTCCGCCGTCAGATCGATACCGCCCAGACCAGAGTTCCTTCCTCACTGCGACTGGCTAATACTGCCAAGGAATTAAAAATGTTATTAACGGAAGTGAATGTGAAGCGTCAAAAAATACGCGAGCGAGAAGAGCGTAGAAATCAGTTGCTAGCCTATTGGACAAATGCTGAGGCGAAAGCCCTTAGTGGTCAAAAAATTAGCGATCTGATCGCGGCCAATCAGGTAGTTCTTGTCGAAGAAATGATAGCCGAAGATGAGGATCGCAAAGCTTTTGCCCAGATTCTTGATTCCTTGCCCTCCGCTGAATTATGGCGGCTCAGGCTAGCGGGTAGCTACGATGCCATACGTCGTACTATCTTAGATCTAGGCGAAACAGATCTTCCGATTATACCTGCAGCCATCGAAATGGAACCGCTCGTAGAGGGCAATAAAAGTATTCACCTTTGGAACCTCTGGATTTGCCGATGA
- a CDS encoding PilT/PilU family type 4a pilus ATPase has protein sequence MNAKPFLERLLQSLLDLQASDLHLASEHRPLFRVHGKLRDVDFYPEKLTEKQLEDIAMQLAGGAIESLIPNSGALDGALTGGANSEGRFRYNIYRRLPGYAIALRRLENEFRTLPELGLPESLLSWCDLPDGLILVAGPTGSGKSTTLATLIDHINKTRPVHVITIEDPVEYLHVSDQALVDQRQIGTHAPDFQSALVSSLRQDPDVILVGEIRERETIKTAITASETGHLVFATVHAPDCAGAIQRIVSVFPPDEQPGVLRQLSMNLRGVLAQHLVAADGPSASENHDFGEHKRTRVLLSEILQITPATANLVAKAQFVHLSSSMETGARHGMQTLEQNLLSWIQSGHLLKATALCHTRNPKVLEQRLAREESEKAAQYLNPSRRAF, from the coding sequence ATGAATGCAAAGCCATTTCTTGAGCGCCTTTTGCAATCCCTTCTAGATCTCCAGGCTTCCGATCTGCACCTCGCTTCAGAACATCGCCCCCTTTTCCGTGTTCACGGCAAGCTAAGGGACGTTGACTTCTATCCCGAAAAGCTCACTGAAAAACAGCTGGAAGATATTGCCATGCAACTAGCAGGAGGAGCCATCGAATCCCTCATTCCCAACTCTGGAGCCCTCGACGGTGCTTTGACCGGGGGAGCAAACTCCGAAGGACGGTTTCGTTACAACATCTATCGCCGGCTACCCGGCTATGCCATCGCCTTAAGACGGCTGGAGAATGAATTTCGAACTCTACCCGAACTTGGATTACCCGAGTCGTTACTCAGTTGGTGTGACTTACCAGACGGCCTCATTCTAGTGGCTGGCCCTACGGGATCGGGCAAGAGCACCACTCTTGCCACACTCATTGATCATATCAACAAAACGCGCCCCGTCCATGTCATCACCATTGAAGATCCCGTCGAGTATCTTCATGTCTCAGACCAGGCTCTGGTCGATCAGCGCCAAATCGGAACGCATGCCCCCGATTTCCAAAGCGCCCTGGTCTCCTCCCTGCGACAAGACCCCGACGTCATTCTCGTAGGTGAGATCCGCGAGCGCGAGACCATCAAAACGGCTATCACTGCATCTGAAACGGGTCACCTCGTCTTTGCTACAGTTCATGCCCCGGATTGTGCAGGAGCCATCCAAAGAATCGTTTCCGTCTTTCCTCCAGACGAACAACCGGGAGTCTTACGCCAACTCAGTATGAATCTCCGTGGGGTGCTCGCGCAACATCTCGTTGCCGCAGACGGACCCTCCGCCAGCGAGAATCATGATTTTGGCGAGCACAAAAGGACTCGCGTCCTCTTGAGTGAAATTCTTCAAATCACGCCAGCAACCGCCAACTTAGTGGCCAAAGCCCAGTTTGTTCATCTCTCCTCCAGTATGGAGACCGGTGCTCGCCACGGGATGCAAACCTTAGAACAAAACCTATTGAGCTGGATCCAGTCGGGTCATCTTTTGAAAGCAACCGCTCTATGCCATACTCGAAACCCTAAAGTTCTGGAACAACGCCTTGCTCGCGAAGAATCGGAGAAAGCCGCACAGTATTTGAATCCATCCCGTCGTGCTTTCTAA
- a CDS encoding GspE/PulE family protein, with amino-acid sequence MKQETSTSMNASSPHVYNAPPTTETEILDLETIKFDPSWALRIPPSLMIRRRFLPLLLLDKILYVAVERSLDDNSLRLIQRLSGCEILTVLATGNSIRSLQSKLFGDLRDAVLLERPIMDSASVRPEQSEASPEDAVEICNQLLKSGILRKASDIHFNVLREGEVQVRLRIDGVLFDDMILPSTLRLPVCNRIKVLGGLDISEKRAAQDGSFRFEPGQGLHPIEVRVATIPTRHGERITLRLLAREEGMLNLNTLGFLSRHQDLYERAITLTHGMILITGPTGSGKSTSLYAGLKYLLSKKAVNAMTVEDPIEYEIEGVTQTEVDAKKEKISFASSLRSILRHDPDVVMLGEIRDRETAELAVRASLTGHLVLSTLHTNTAVGAVTRLIDLGVDNFLIASVLRLVAAQRLIRRLCSHCSQVDVISTEEAHALQNPNLEGQPCWRPGACLKCAGRGYIGRTGLFEFLPIGADEAEIISGKTGTHSLEASLNTKGQQQENFSLRENGIEKILAGQTTVKEVLTATLEFA; translated from the coding sequence ATGAAACAAGAGACCTCAACTTCTATGAATGCGTCCAGTCCTCATGTCTATAACGCACCTCCCACAACAGAGACTGAAATCCTCGATTTAGAGACTATCAAATTCGATCCAAGCTGGGCGTTGCGCATACCACCCAGTCTCATGATTCGCCGCCGCTTTCTTCCGCTTCTACTGCTTGATAAGATCCTCTATGTCGCAGTAGAAAGGTCTCTGGATGATAACTCCCTGCGCTTAATCCAAAGACTCTCCGGCTGTGAGATCCTGACTGTTTTGGCAACTGGAAATTCCATCCGCTCCTTACAGTCCAAGCTCTTTGGAGATCTTCGAGACGCTGTTTTGCTCGAACGGCCCATCATGGACTCTGCCTCTGTGAGACCGGAACAATCGGAAGCTTCACCCGAGGACGCTGTCGAAATCTGTAATCAACTGCTCAAAAGTGGCATTTTGCGGAAAGCTTCCGACATTCATTTTAATGTATTGCGCGAAGGCGAAGTGCAAGTTCGCCTGCGTATCGACGGCGTTTTGTTTGATGACATGATTCTCCCCTCCACACTTCGCCTTCCTGTCTGTAACCGCATCAAGGTATTAGGTGGCTTAGACATCTCCGAAAAACGTGCCGCTCAGGATGGATCCTTTCGCTTTGAACCGGGTCAAGGGCTCCATCCCATTGAGGTTCGTGTAGCCACCATACCAACACGCCACGGAGAACGCATCACCCTTCGACTTCTTGCACGCGAAGAAGGGATGCTAAATCTCAACACGCTTGGATTCCTCAGTCGCCACCAAGACCTCTACGAGCGGGCCATTACCCTGACTCATGGCATGATTCTGATTACCGGACCCACAGGTAGCGGAAAAAGCACTTCACTCTATGCCGGACTCAAATATCTGCTATCTAAAAAAGCCGTCAACGCCATGACCGTAGAAGACCCCATTGAGTATGAAATCGAGGGCGTGACTCAAACCGAGGTAGATGCCAAAAAAGAAAAAATCTCTTTCGCCAGTTCCTTGCGCAGTATTCTCCGTCACGATCCTGACGTTGTCATGCTTGGAGAAATTCGTGACCGGGAAACCGCTGAGCTCGCCGTACGTGCTTCTCTTACCGGCCACCTGGTTCTTAGTACTTTGCATACCAATACCGCCGTCGGTGCCGTAACCCGTCTGATTGACTTGGGGGTCGACAATTTTCTCATTGCCTCGGTATTGCGTCTCGTAGCCGCGCAGAGATTGATTCGCCGGCTATGTTCTCACTGTAGCCAAGTGGATGTCATCTCTACTGAAGAAGCGCATGCTTTACAAAATCCAAATCTTGAGGGTCAGCCTTGCTGGCGTCCCGGTGCTTGTCTTAAGTGTGCAGGGCGTGGCTACATTGGCCGAACAGGGCTCTTTGAATTTTTACCAATTGGAGCGGATGAAGCAGAAATTATTAGTGGAAAGACAGGAACTCACTCATTGGAAGCAAGCTTAAATACCAAGGGACAACAACAGGAAAATTTCTCATTGCGCGAGAACGGAATTGAAAAAATTCTTGCGGGACAGACCACGGTAAAAGAAGTGCTCACGGCCACTTTGGAGTTCGCTTAA
- a CDS encoding type II secretion system F family protein — translation MTTYEYTAVTASGENIEGRLQAESEEDLRWTLMERGLQPSRMSQAAPAPKSIYLSPGQWLSARSVHIELSLRQISVMLRSGLTLLASVETIIEQPPSRAVKQVYEQVRQKLENGSSFAEALSDHKCFPVSVVSMVSMGEESGNLDTVVERGSLTMETRRRNRAASLTALFYPAFTFLFALGICVYMILAVIPPMRRALEALGRPLPPITQSLMDIADFFSTWGVTVGVSLLISIIVLVLLWLWPPGRLAIDRFLLRLPLIGTIFRTSATALFARSMGTLLSSGIAIVEGLRIMASLHNNHYLSAVVESARRRILEGGTLAESLSKPHAYSPMMIKMVSVGEASGNLEETLEHVADFHEDRLQTLIKQLSTMIEPAIILLVGALVGYVYGAFFMALYGAM, via the coding sequence ATGACAACGTACGAATACACAGCAGTAACCGCAAGCGGAGAAAACATTGAAGGACGTCTTCAAGCTGAATCCGAAGAGGATCTTCGCTGGACCCTCATGGAGCGCGGTTTGCAACCAAGCCGTATGTCTCAAGCTGCTCCTGCTCCAAAATCTATCTACCTCTCGCCGGGTCAATGGCTTAGTGCCCGTTCCGTCCATATCGAACTATCCCTACGCCAAATCTCCGTCATGTTGCGCAGTGGATTGACTCTTTTAGCATCTGTCGAGACCATCATCGAGCAGCCGCCTTCCAGAGCCGTCAAACAGGTTTATGAACAAGTGCGCCAGAAACTAGAAAATGGCTCTTCTTTCGCCGAGGCCTTATCTGACCACAAATGTTTCCCTGTCAGTGTGGTATCTATGGTTTCAATGGGAGAAGAAAGCGGAAACTTAGATACAGTGGTCGAGCGCGGCTCTCTTACCATGGAAACGCGCCGCCGGAATCGCGCCGCCTCTCTTACCGCTCTTTTTTATCCCGCCTTCACCTTTCTCTTCGCCTTAGGCATTTGTGTATATATGATTCTGGCTGTCATTCCGCCTATGAGAAGAGCTCTAGAAGCACTTGGACGTCCCCTGCCTCCGATTACGCAATCTCTTATGGATATTGCCGACTTCTTTTCCACCTGGGGCGTTACCGTTGGGGTAAGCCTTCTCATCTCCATAATTGTATTAGTGCTCCTCTGGCTTTGGCCCCCAGGGCGTCTTGCCATTGACAGGTTCCTGTTACGCCTGCCTCTTATTGGAACGATTTTTCGCACTAGCGCCACCGCTTTATTTGCTCGCTCTATGGGAACTCTCTTAAGCAGCGGCATTGCCATCGTAGAAGGGTTGCGTATCATGGCGAGCCTTCACAATAATCACTATCTTTCTGCCGTGGTAGAATCAGCGAGGCGCCGCATTCTTGAGGGAGGCACTCTGGCGGAGAGTTTATCCAAACCCCATGCTTACTCCCCCATGATGATTAAAATGGTCAGTGTAGGGGAAGCCTCCGGAAATCTGGAAGAAACTCTGGAGCACGTGGCCGACTTTCATGAAGACCGGCTGCAAACCCTCATCAAACAACTTAGCACCATGATAGAGCCAGCTATTATACTCCTTGTCGGAGCACTCGTTGGATATGTTTATGGGGCTTTTTTTATGGCACTCTACGGCGCCATGTAA
- a CDS encoding zinc ABC transporter substrate-binding protein, with protein MFHCYPRLLAGFCFLYASSLCHGQEIYVTIPPLKYFVQEITAEAQNVGVVLAPGQNPHSYSPSAKQIASLTRAKLLFTTGVPFEEHFISKIKGNSSTLKIIPTDEKLPKRKFTHHEAHDHDHHHHHDHKGNCIHADWDPHIWMSPQLAIKQSQAILDALVIWKPSKKEVYQANFKALEKELNTLHDFLATELSPLKGSSLYVYHPAFGYFADAYGLEQKAIEVQGKQPTAKQLKTLIEQAKSDRAQVIFVQKQFPTSSAQTVADAIQGVVIPLDPLSADYLSTLKKIGTTISKNFTK; from the coding sequence ATGTTCCATTGTTATCCAAGACTTCTGGCTGGCTTCTGCTTCTTGTACGCGAGCTCTTTATGCCACGGTCAAGAGATCTATGTAACGATCCCACCACTGAAATATTTTGTTCAAGAAATTACCGCTGAAGCGCAGAATGTTGGTGTGGTCTTGGCGCCGGGACAAAACCCTCATTCCTACTCACCGAGCGCTAAACAAATTGCCTCGCTTACTAGAGCCAAACTCCTTTTCACCACGGGTGTCCCTTTTGAAGAACATTTTATTTCTAAAATCAAAGGAAACTCATCTACGCTCAAGATAATCCCAACCGATGAAAAACTACCCAAGAGAAAATTCACCCATCATGAAGCTCATGATCACGATCACCACCACCATCATGATCATAAAGGTAATTGTATTCATGCGGATTGGGACCCTCATATTTGGATGTCTCCGCAACTAGCCATTAAACAATCCCAAGCGATCTTAGATGCGTTGGTTATCTGGAAACCTAGCAAAAAAGAAGTTTACCAAGCCAACTTTAAGGCATTAGAAAAAGAGCTAAACACCTTACATGATTTTCTAGCAACTGAATTGAGTCCTCTCAAAGGCAGCTCGCTTTACGTCTATCATCCAGCTTTCGGTTACTTTGCCGATGCTTATGGGCTGGAGCAAAAAGCCATCGAAGTACAAGGGAAGCAACCTACCGCTAAGCAACTGAAGACCCTTATTGAGCAAGCTAAAAGTGATCGGGCTCAAGTGATCTTTGTTCAAAAACAGTTTCCTACTTCAAGTGCTCAAACCGTTGCAGATGCTATCCAAGGTGTCGTAATCCCTCTTGATCCTTTATCCGCTGATTACCTTTCCACCTTGAAAAAAATTGGCACCACCATATCTAAGAATTTTACCAAGTAG